In the genome of bacterium, one region contains:
- a CDS encoding FAD-dependent oxidoreductase, which yields MVSLKIDGKEVAVEEGSTLLEAAETLGIRIPTLCHHRSLAPYGACRLCLVELEGPKPSLQASCVYPVQEGLVVKTDTERVLRTRKMMMELLLARCSEIEPIRQLARELGVEGTRFPKKQEDCILCGLCVRVCQERMGVGAIDFVGRGTEKLIAPAYDRHSERCIVCGACKVVCPIETVDLTRVTAKEPRPITAAFDLGLSPRPSIYIPYPQAVPRAAVIDAATCMHLRGQPGDLCRACEAFCDAKAIDFTQKEETRDIDVGAVILAPGFELFDPELVQEYGYGRYPNVVSSLQFERILSASGPFEGRVLRPSNLEPPKKLAFIQCVGSRETNGRNYCSSVCCMYATKHALIGMEHEKDLECTIFFIDMRAFGKGFDAYYERAVEAGVRYVRCKPSAIHEDHATHNLRLVYQDEGKDLVTEEFDLVVLSCGLAPSAGVQQLAEQFGVELDEHGFCATDGFSPVETSAPGVFACGPFTEPKDIPETIMQACGAASKAMALLNKERGSLITHTEYPPEKDVSGQEPRIGVFVCHCGKNIGGVANVPSIVEYAKTLPDVVHAEDNLYTCSVDTQLRIRQMIEEHDLNRVVVSSCSPRTHEALFRDTCRKGGLNEYLFEMANIRDQNTWVHMHEPEKATEKAKDLTRMAVAKARLLEPLSRIKVAVNHDALVIGGGMAGMTAALDLAGQGFEVHLVEKEDRLGGNLRNVHYQLAGTDPQKHLDHTIAEVRGHPKIDLHLKSRLTEINGYYGNFESKITNGTNGSEPATVQHGVVILATGAEERKPTEYLYGEEAGVLTQNELENALANGDPSVKDLRSVVMIQCVGSREPERPWCSRICCSHAVKNSLKLKELSPETEVYVLYRDIRTYGTREKYFGQARQAGVRFLRYDTDRKPRVEKVGETFQVTTYDRMLNREIRLEPDLVVLSTGIIPRDDADELAKMLKISQSQEKFFLEAHMKLRPVDFATEGVFMCGLAHWPKAVDESIAQAGAAASRAATILSQDELDLEGAVSTVYDPNCDGCAYCVGPCPYNAITLIEYMSDGTVKKTVEVNESLCKGCGSCQATCPKQGIFVKHFRLEQIEAMVNAALQN from the coding sequence ATGGTCAGTCTGAAAATCGACGGCAAGGAAGTAGCGGTCGAGGAAGGATCGACTCTTCTCGAGGCCGCGGAGACGTTGGGCATCCGCATCCCCACCCTCTGCCATCACAGGTCTCTCGCGCCCTACGGCGCCTGCCGTCTTTGTCTGGTCGAGTTGGAGGGTCCGAAGCCGAGCCTCCAGGCGTCCTGCGTCTACCCCGTGCAAGAGGGTCTGGTGGTCAAGACGGACACTGAGAGAGTACTCCGAACTCGCAAGATGATGATGGAGCTCCTATTGGCGCGGTGTTCCGAGATCGAGCCGATTCGGCAGCTCGCTCGAGAGCTCGGCGTGGAGGGGACACGGTTCCCCAAGAAGCAAGAGGACTGCATCCTTTGCGGCCTCTGCGTCAGGGTCTGCCAGGAGAGGATGGGGGTTGGAGCGATCGACTTCGTCGGCCGGGGGACCGAGAAGCTGATCGCTCCCGCCTACGACCGGCACTCCGAGAGGTGCATCGTTTGCGGCGCCTGCAAGGTGGTCTGCCCGATCGAGACGGTGGACCTGACGCGGGTGACCGCCAAAGAGCCCCGGCCGATCACCGCCGCCTTCGACCTGGGGCTGTCGCCGCGGCCGTCGATCTACATTCCCTATCCCCAGGCTGTTCCCCGCGCCGCGGTGATCGATGCCGCCACCTGCATGCACTTGCGCGGCCAGCCGGGGGACCTGTGCCGGGCGTGCGAAGCTTTCTGCGACGCCAAGGCGATCGACTTCACCCAGAAGGAGGAAACCAGAGACATCGACGTCGGTGCCGTGATTCTGGCGCCGGGATTCGAGCTCTTCGATCCCGAGCTGGTCCAGGAGTACGGCTACGGTCGCTATCCCAACGTCGTCTCCAGCCTCCAGTTCGAGCGTATCCTCTCGGCCAGCGGTCCATTCGAGGGCAGGGTGCTGCGACCGTCGAATCTGGAGCCGCCCAAGAAGCTCGCCTTCATCCAGTGTGTCGGCTCGCGCGAGACCAACGGCAGGAACTACTGCTCCTCGGTCTGCTGCATGTACGCGACCAAGCACGCGCTCATCGGCATGGAGCACGAGAAAGATCTCGAGTGCACGATCTTCTTCATCGACATGCGCGCCTTCGGCAAGGGGTTCGACGCCTACTACGAGCGAGCTGTAGAGGCCGGCGTCCGCTACGTTCGCTGCAAGCCATCGGCGATCCACGAGGACCACGCCACCCACAACCTGCGTCTGGTCTACCAGGACGAGGGCAAGGATCTGGTCACGGAAGAGTTCGACCTGGTGGTCCTCTCCTGCGGGCTGGCGCCTTCGGCGGGCGTGCAGCAACTCGCCGAACAGTTCGGCGTCGAGCTCGACGAGCACGGCTTCTGCGCCACCGACGGCTTCTCCCCCGTGGAGACCTCGGCACCCGGAGTCTTCGCCTGCGGTCCGTTCACCGAGCCGAAGGACATCCCGGAGACGATCATGCAGGCTTGCGGCGCAGCTTCCAAGGCCATGGCGCTCCTCAACAAAGAGCGCGGCTCGCTCATTACCCACACCGAGTACCCGCCCGAAAAGGACGTCAGCGGTCAAGAGCCGCGAATCGGCGTCTTCGTCTGCCACTGCGGCAAGAACATCGGCGGCGTCGCCAACGTGCCATCCATCGTCGAGTACGCAAAGACCCTTCCCGACGTGGTCCACGCCGAGGACAACCTCTACACCTGCTCGGTGGACACGCAGCTTCGGATCCGGCAGATGATCGAGGAGCACGACCTTAACCGGGTGGTGGTGTCCTCATGCAGCCCCCGCACTCACGAGGCACTGTTCCGTGACACCTGCCGCAAGGGAGGACTCAACGAGTATCTGTTCGAGATGGCCAACATCCGCGACCAGAACACCTGGGTACACATGCACGAGCCTGAGAAGGCGACCGAGAAGGCCAAGGATCTGACGCGAATGGCGGTGGCCAAGGCCCGCCTGCTCGAGCCGCTCTCCCGCATCAAGGTGGCGGTCAACCATGACGCTCTGGTCATCGGTGGCGGCATGGCCGGCATGACCGCCGCTTTGGACCTGGCCGGGCAGGGCTTCGAGGTTCATCTGGTCGAGAAAGAAGACCGGTTGGGCGGCAACCTCCGCAACGTCCACTACCAGCTCGCAGGGACGGACCCGCAGAAGCACCTCGACCACACCATCGCCGAGGTCAGAGGCCATCCGAAGATCGATCTCCATTTGAAAAGCAGGCTGACGGAGATCAACGGCTACTACGGCAACTTCGAATCGAAGATCACCAACGGCACCAACGGCTCTGAACCCGCGACCGTCCAGCACGGAGTCGTCATCCTGGCCACCGGCGCCGAGGAGCGAAAGCCCACCGAGTACCTCTATGGCGAGGAGGCAGGCGTTCTGACTCAGAACGAGCTGGAGAACGCCCTCGCGAATGGGGATCCCTCGGTCAAAGACCTGCGCTCGGTCGTCATGATCCAATGCGTCGGCTCACGCGAGCCCGAGCGGCCGTGGTGCAGCCGCATCTGCTGTTCACACGCGGTCAAGAACTCCCTCAAGCTCAAGGAGTTGAGCCCCGAGACCGAGGTCTACGTCCTCTACCGGGATATCAGAACCTACGGGACGCGCGAGAAGTACTTCGGTCAGGCGCGGCAAGCGGGTGTGCGGTTCCTGCGCTACGACACGGATAGAAAGCCGCGGGTGGAAAAGGTCGGGGAAACGTTCCAGGTCACGACCTACGATCGCATGCTCAACCGGGAAATCCGCCTCGAACCGGACCTGGTGGTGCTGTCGACCGGAATCATCCCCCGAGATGACGCCGACGAACTGGCCAAGATGCTCAAGATCTCCCAGAGTCAGGAGAAGTTCTTTCTCGAAGCGCACATGAAGCTGCGGCCCGTCGACTTCGCCACCGAGGGGGTCTTCATGTGCGGTCTGGCGCACTGGCCAAAAGCGGTCGACGAGTCCATCGCTCAGGCCGGCGCCGCCGCATCGCGGGCGGCCACCATCCTGTCGCAGGACGAGCTCGACCTGGAGGGTGCGGTATCGACGGTCTACGACCCCAACTGCGACGGCTGTGCCTACTGTGTCGGCCCCTGCCCCTACAACGCGATCACGCTTATCGAGTACATGAGCGACGGGACGGTCAAGAAAACCGTGGAGGTCAACGAATCCCTCTGCAAGGGCTGCGGCTCCTGTCAGGCGACCTGCCCGAAGCAGGGCATCTTCGTCAAGCACTTCCGGCTCGAGCAGATCGAGGCGATGGTGAACGCCGCTTTACAGAATTGA
- a CDS encoding ATP-binding protein encodes MQDLSLHILDVVENSVAASAETIEISIVESTASDLLRLEIRDDGKGMDDEMRRKALDPFFTTRTTRRIGLGLPLLAQAARESGGSLELESAPGKGTTVRAEFQLSHPDRKPLGDMAATLGAILAGRPELDLRFEYERDGETVACLDSRQPAATGPE; translated from the coding sequence ATGCAGGACCTCTCGCTACACATTCTCGACGTCGTGGAGAACTCGGTTGCCGCTTCGGCCGAGACGATCGAGATCTCGATCGTCGAGAGCACCGCAAGCGACCTCCTCCGGCTCGAGATCAGAGACGACGGCAAGGGTATGGACGACGAGATGAGGCGAAAAGCACTGGATCCCTTCTTCACCACCAGAACCACACGACGGATCGGCCTCGGCCTGCCGCTGCTGGCCCAGGCCGCTCGCGAAAGCGGCGGCAGTCTCGAGCTCGAGTCTGCGCCCGGCAAGGGTACGACCGTCAGGGCGGAGTTTCAGCTCAGCCACCCGGATCGAAAACCCCTGGGAGACATGGCGGCGACCCTGGGCGCGATTCTCGCAGGCAGACCCGAATTGGACTTGCGATTCGAATACGAAAGAGACGGTGAGACCGTTGCCTGTCTGGACAGCCGCCAGCCCGCGGCGACAGGGCCGGAGTAG
- a CDS encoding FAD-dependent oxidoreductase, with product MKAYRTHLMLCAGTGCVSNKAFKVKAALKAQLRAHNLEDEIGVVLTGCNGFCAQGPVMVAKPEGIFYQLLSEEAVPHLVEEHFLKGRPVRELMFTPPGEELPVPRVSDIGFFSKQRLIALRNRGMIDPERIDEYIARDGYRALLRAVTEMTPEEIIGEIKKSGLRGRGGAGFPTGLKWEICRSSPGDAKHIICNADEGDPGAFMDRSIIESDPHSVLEGMAIGARAIGASRGHIYIRYEYPLARQRLIKAIEQARDYCLLGEDILGSGFNFDISITRGAGAFVCGEETSLIASLEGRPPEPRVRPPFPAVKGFEEEPTNINNVETWANVPEIINRGGSWFSGIGTERSKGTKVFALVGKVKNTGLVEVPMGTTLHEIVYDIGGGIANDKKFKAVQTGGPSGGCIPASLLDLPIDYEKLAEAGSIMGSGGMIVLDEDTCMVDVARYFLEFLRGESCGKCTACREGVEVMHGLLTKICAGDGEEGDIELLEELSEAVKDASLCGLGKTAPNPVLSTIRCFRDEYEAHIRYKQCPAAVCRGVASSPCQHTCPIDQDVPTYIGLIAQGRFEEAVAVVRRKNPLPGVCGRVCDASCELKCRCGEADGEPISIRALKRFLADYERENRLDVVPQAPERRPERVAIVGSGPAGLTCAHYLAVQGYGVTIFESHSRAGGMLAVGIPEYRLPREVLDYELDVIKRLGVEIRTDTSVGTDVALSEIRERYQALFLATGAHQGLKLQIPGEGASPRVMDAVEFLRSVNLGEHFDIGDKVAVIGGGNAAVDAARTARRLGKAVTIIYRRTRKEMPAQRDEIEELDREGIEVQCLVSPVKVLTEHGQLRGVECRRMRLGAVDQSGRRRPVPIEGSEFTVEVDTLIRAISQKPEIELLADELKLKLSRWGTVEVDPETLFTGIDGVFSGGDVVSGPNAVVPAMADGKLAARMIHRYFQGLPLEREYSVTRPAFDVELIELAEEEIETLRRPLMPVLPPDERVTSFHEVQLGLTPEMAIAEAKRCLRCDKESAQAAEALQSPPAEPRSADAMDSPVNPGGGVGA from the coding sequence CGGTGATGGTGGCCAAGCCGGAAGGAATCTTCTACCAGCTGTTGAGCGAAGAAGCCGTCCCCCATCTGGTGGAAGAGCATTTCCTCAAGGGAAGGCCGGTCAGGGAGTTGATGTTCACTCCTCCCGGTGAGGAACTGCCGGTTCCCAGAGTCAGTGACATCGGATTCTTCAGCAAGCAAAGGCTGATTGCGCTGCGCAACCGGGGAATGATCGATCCGGAGCGGATCGACGAGTACATCGCTCGCGACGGATACAGAGCCTTGCTCAGGGCGGTGACGGAGATGACGCCCGAAGAGATCATCGGGGAGATCAAGAAATCCGGGCTGCGAGGGCGAGGAGGCGCCGGATTCCCCACTGGGCTCAAGTGGGAGATCTGCCGGAGCTCTCCAGGCGACGCCAAGCACATCATCTGCAATGCCGATGAAGGCGATCCTGGCGCTTTCATGGACCGCAGCATCATCGAGTCCGATCCCCATTCGGTTCTGGAGGGAATGGCCATCGGGGCGAGAGCAATCGGCGCATCGCGCGGACACATCTATATCCGCTACGAGTATCCGTTGGCACGCCAGAGGCTGATCAAGGCGATCGAGCAGGCCCGCGATTACTGCCTCCTGGGCGAGGACATCCTCGGCTCGGGCTTCAACTTCGATATCTCGATCACTCGTGGAGCCGGAGCCTTTGTGTGCGGCGAGGAGACTTCCTTGATCGCTTCCCTGGAAGGCCGCCCGCCCGAGCCACGGGTGCGACCGCCTTTCCCTGCCGTAAAAGGCTTCGAGGAAGAGCCCACCAACATCAACAACGTCGAGACCTGGGCCAACGTCCCCGAGATCATCAACCGCGGAGGAAGCTGGTTCAGTGGCATTGGAACCGAAAGGAGCAAAGGCACGAAGGTCTTCGCACTCGTCGGCAAGGTGAAGAACACGGGACTGGTCGAGGTCCCGATGGGGACAACACTGCACGAGATCGTCTACGACATTGGAGGCGGGATCGCCAACGACAAAAAGTTCAAGGCGGTGCAGACCGGAGGGCCGTCCGGTGGCTGCATCCCCGCTTCCCTGCTCGACCTGCCTATCGACTACGAGAAGCTCGCCGAAGCCGGCTCGATCATGGGCTCCGGCGGCATGATCGTGCTCGACGAAGACACCTGCATGGTGGACGTCGCCAGATACTTTCTGGAGTTTCTCAGAGGTGAGTCGTGCGGCAAGTGCACCGCCTGCCGTGAAGGCGTCGAGGTCATGCACGGGCTGCTTACCAAGATCTGTGCCGGCGACGGGGAAGAGGGTGACATCGAGCTCCTCGAGGAGCTCTCGGAGGCGGTCAAGGATGCCTCGCTTTGCGGTCTGGGCAAGACCGCTCCGAATCCGGTCCTCAGCACCATCCGCTGCTTTCGGGACGAGTACGAAGCGCACATCCGCTACAAGCAGTGTCCGGCGGCAGTCTGCAGGGGCGTCGCCTCGTCGCCCTGTCAGCACACTTGTCCCATCGACCAGGATGTGCCCACCTACATCGGTCTAATCGCTCAGGGAAGGTTCGAGGAGGCCGTTGCCGTTGTTCGCAGAAAGAACCCGCTGCCCGGTGTCTGCGGCCGCGTCTGTGACGCCAGCTGCGAGCTGAAATGCCGCTGTGGCGAAGCCGACGGCGAACCGATCTCGATCCGGGCACTCAAGAGATTCCTCGCCGACTACGAGCGCGAGAACCGCCTCGACGTCGTGCCACAAGCGCCCGAGAGAAGGCCCGAGCGGGTTGCCATTGTCGGCTCCGGTCCAGCCGGCCTGACCTGCGCCCACTATCTGGCCGTCCAGGGATACGGCGTCACCATCTTCGAGTCCCACTCGCGGGCAGGCGGCATGCTGGCGGTAGGGATCCCAGAGTACCGGCTGCCCAGAGAGGTCCTGGACTACGAGCTCGACGTGATCAAGAGGCTGGGAGTCGAGATCAGGACCGACACCTCCGTCGGGACGGATGTAGCACTATCCGAGATCCGTGAGCGGTATCAGGCTCTATTTCTCGCCACGGGAGCACATCAGGGATTGAAGCTGCAGATTCCGGGCGAGGGGGCTTCGCCTCGGGTCATGGATGCGGTGGAGTTCCTGCGCTCGGTCAATCTCGGCGAGCATTTCGACATCGGTGACAAGGTGGCGGTGATCGGGGGTGGAAACGCCGCCGTCGATGCAGCGCGGACCGCCAGACGGTTGGGCAAGGCGGTGACGATCATCTACCGGCGAACCAGAAAAGAGATGCCCGCGCAACGGGACGAGATCGAGGAACTCGACAGAGAGGGAATCGAGGTCCAGTGTCTGGTGTCGCCGGTGAAAGTGCTTACCGAGCACGGGCAACTGAGAGGTGTCGAGTGTCGACGGATGAGGTTGGGAGCGGTGGATCAGAGCGGCCGAAGACGGCCCGTTCCGATCGAAGGATCCGAGTTCACGGTCGAGGTCGACACCTTGATCCGAGCGATCAGCCAGAAGCCGGAGATCGAGCTTCTCGCGGATGAGCTAAAGCTCAAGCTGTCGCGTTGGGGCACCGTGGAGGTCGATCCGGAGACCCTCTTCACGGGAATCGACGGTGTTTTTTCCGGTGGCGACGTGGTCAGCGGGCCCAACGCGGTGGTTCCCGCCATGGCGGACGGAAAGCTCGCCGCCCGGATGATCCACAGATACTTCCAGGGCCTGCCCCTGGAGAGAGAGTACAGCGTGACCCGGCCGGCCTTCGACGTGGAGCTCATCGAGTTGGCGGAGGAGGAGATCGAGACGCTCCGGCGGCCGCTGATGCCAGTGCTGCCACCAGACGAAAGGGTCACGAGCTTCCATGAAGTTCAGCTCGGTCTGACCCCGGAGATGGCGATCGCAGAAGCCAAGCGCTGTCTCCGATGCGATAAGGAGAGCGCGCAAGCCGCAGAAGCGCTGCAGAGTCCGCCAGCCGAGCCGAGAAGCGCAGACGCAATGGACTCACCCGTCAATCCGGGCGGAGGAGTAGGAGCATGA